The Bacillus sp. B-jedd sequence ATTTGAATCTTCTGCCAATTGACGGTACAAGTGGACGTCCTTCGCCATATTCGCAAGCGAAAACTTCACATTATCAAACGACTCGTCCAAAATATTGACGCCGAACACATCCATCGCCCGCGTCTGCCCGGATCCTTTTTGCAAAATGCCGGCAAGCTTGTCCTTCGCAACTCCTGAGCGCTCCCCGGTCAGGAACGCTTCGCTCAATAATGCAATCACGCCCGCTACGACCATATTGTGGCAAAGCTTGACCGTCTGGCCCGCTCCGCTCTTGCCGACATATTCGATATGCTTTCCGACCGCCTGCAAAACCGGCAAAATCGCCCGAAATTCCTCTTCATTTCCGCCAACCATAATCGTCAACGTCCCATTCGCCGCTCCTTCAGGCCCGCCGCTAAGCGGACAGTCGAAAAACGAAACGCCCAACTCCGCCGCCGACTCATGCAGCTCCCTCGTCAGCTTCACTTCATTCGTGCTCATGTCCAGAACGAAGGAGCCTTTTTTCAGCCTCGAAAGGACTCCTTTTTCACCGTCCACAAGTATCTCCCGAATGACAGCCGGCGAGGCAAGCGACAGGATTAAATAATCGACTCCGCCCGCCATTTCCGCCGGGCTTGTACACGAAACCGCTCCAAGCCCGGCCAGTTCCTTGACCGCATCCTGATTGATATCATAAACAAGCACGCCAAAGCCTTGTTTCAATAAGTTTTTCGCGATGCCGCTTCCCATCAGCCCGCATCCAATCACGCCAACCGTCGCCAAACGCCCATCCCCTCCTCGCAAAATTAACCTTCGACCTAAAACTGCGGGATCAGCCAGTAAATTGGAACCCCAGAAGGCTTCACCTCAGCCCGAAGCCCACCCCCTCACAACTTAAGCCTTTATATAAACCGTCTTATACTCCGTCCAAAACTCGAGCGCGGTCGAGCCCTGCTCCCTCGGCCCGAGGCTCGAAGCCTTTTTGCCGCCGAACGGATATTGATTTTCAAAATAATTCGAAGGGATATTCACGTGTGTGACGCCGGTCTGGATATGCTTCACGAAATGCATCGCCTTCTCCAGGTCTTTCGTATAAATCGTCGACGACAGCCCAAACTCGCTGTCATTCGCCACCTCCAACGCTTCCTCATACGAATCAACTTCAACAACCGCGATCACCGGCGCAAAAATTTCTTCCTTGAAAATTGTCATCTCAGGCGTGACGCCGCTGAAGACAGTTGGAGCGACAAAATACCCCTTTTCCTTGCCCCCGTCGGTCAGCCGCTTCCCGCCGCATTCAAGAACCGCGCCTTCTTCCACCGCCAGATCGATATGTTTTAAATAAAGATTCAGTTGGCTTTCATCAATAACTGGGCCATTGTCCGCTTTCTCATCAAGGCCATCGGCAATATGTAAGTCATTCGCCGCTTCAACCAATCTGCTGATCACCTCGCCGGAAATGCTTCTCGGCACAATCAGCCGGCTTGTCCCAGTGCAGCGCTGGCCGTTGTCGAAAAATCCGCTGATGACGACATTCCGGATCGTCTCATCAAGATTCGCGTCCTCCAGGATGATCGAGGCGTTCTTCCCGCCCATCTCTGCCTGCATCTTGCCGCCGCGGCTCATGACCGCCCTGCCAAGCGCCAGGCCAACATCAGTGGAACCGGTAAACGAAACAGCCTTGATTTTCGGATGCTCGCCAATCGCTCCGCCAATCACGCCGCCCGGGCCGGTCACCATATTGACAACCCCTTTCGGCACTCCCGCCTTCTCAAACAGCTCCATGATTTTCACGCTGATCAGCGAGGTGTTGCTTGCCGGCTTAAAAATCACCGTGTTCCCGGCGACAATCGCGGGGGCAATCTTCCAGATGCCAATCCCTAACGGAAAATTATATGGCGCGATGACCCCGACGACCCCGAGCGGTTCCCGGACGGTATAGGCGAAAATGTCCGCGTTCTTCGAAGGGATCGTTTCCCCTTTCAATCGCGTCGCCTCGCCGCTAAATTGCTTCATCGCATCAATCGTTATATTC is a genomic window containing:
- a CDS encoding aldehyde dehydrogenase family protein is translated as MAQTYLNYINGEWVAAQSGEVYASVNPANTDEVLGYFQKSDQRDVEAAISIAEQAFNTWSQVAVPERGDVLFKLIYLLEEQKEELATIITKEVGKTYKNSLAEVNITIDAMKQFSGEATRLKGETIPSKNADIFAYTVREPLGVVGVIAPYNFPLGIGIWKIAPAIVAGNTVIFKPASNTSLISVKIMELFEKAGVPKGVVNMVTGPGGVIGGAIGEHPKIKAVSFTGSTDVGLALGRAVMSRGGKMQAEMGGKNASIILEDANLDETIRNVVISGFFDNGQRCTGTSRLIVPRSISGEVISRLVEAANDLHIADGLDEKADNGPVIDESQLNLYLKHIDLAVEEGAVLECGGKRLTDGGKEKGYFVAPTVFSGVTPEMTIFKEEIFAPVIAVVEVDSYEEALEVANDSEFGLSSTIYTKDLEKAMHFVKHIQTGVTHVNIPSNYFENQYPFGGKKASSLGPREQGSTALEFWTEYKTVYIKA
- a CDS encoding NAD(P)-dependent oxidoreductase, whose translation is MATVGVIGCGLMGSGIAKNLLKQGFGVLVYDINQDAVKELAGLGAVSCTSPAEMAGGVDYLILSLASPAVIREILVDGEKGVLSRLKKGSFVLDMSTNEVKLTRELHESAAELGVSFFDCPLSGGPEGAANGTLTIMVGGNEEEFRAILPVLQAVGKHIEYVGKSGAGQTVKLCHNMVVAGVIALLSEAFLTGERSGVAKDKLAGILQKGSGQTRAMDVFGVNILDESFDNVKFSLANMAKDVHLYRQLAEDSNISTFVSEMTHQLFHLGKNKGKGQQDSSAVYRVLEEMME